The Paraburkholderia hospita DNA segment GCTTGCGAAAAGCGGGGGCAGGTATGGACCAGACGGCCCCTTGAGGTCGATACCACCACCTCTTCAGTGTTGGTATCGACCTGGGACAACAACACACCCATCAGCATTACGGTGATGTGGACATCCGTGACCCATTCACTCGCGCTGTGGCGAGCGGGTAACCGGCATCGGCATCAACAACTACTGGGGCGAGTCGCATCTGGACATCAGACAAGTCGACGGCACCCTGGTGTCTTCCGCCATGGATGGCGTGAACCCACTGCACTCGTGAGCGTCGCTCTCAAACCCGCTTGTCGCATCCGGTGTTAATCGAGTTGTCGCTTCTCATCAACGCAGCGTTTCGCCTCCACATGCTTCCATCCCGATCATGCAAGGTTCGCGATCGGCAAAATGCTGGATGAATAGGAACAGCGAAGTACTGCGCAACACTGAAGCAGACGCTATGCATCGCTGCGAGAAATCGTGTGCGCTAGCGCACCGTATAGAAAACCTAAGAGCAAGGTAGCAGCCCGGCGAGTGCGCGACCGCACTATTCGCCGGAGGCTTCAATACGATACTTTGGTCAGTGCGCCTCTGAAAAACCCACACGCCACAACAACGAAGCCAACAACACAAAAATGGGAGACCCGCCATGTGCGTCTCAGACCGTTATATTCGAGCGTTAGCAATCGCTATCCTGGGAGTCGTCCTGTCCGCCTGCTCGGCCGTTCCGGGCCAGCGGATGATCGTGCCGTCATCTATAGATGTCTCTGGCGGTCAATATAGTAGCGAGCCGCGACAACAGATCACGGTGCCGATCACCGATATCAACCTCGACGAAATTCAAAAGCTGCAGGACGCCGCAAAAGGCGACCTCTCACAGCAGGTGCAAACCATGTTGAATACCGCACGGTCCGACCCCCCGGCCTATGCGGTCGGGAAAGGCGATGTGCTGCAGATAACAGTCTGGGATCATCCGGAACTTGTTGCCGCGCTCGGTCAGCCCAATCCAAGCTCGCGACCTTCCGACGCCGCTCCCGGTTTTCTCGTCGATGATGAAGGGAACGTGCAGTTTCCCTACGCTGGCAGCGTGCACGTAGCGGGTCTGACTGTTAAGGAGATCCAGGCGAGAATCGCGTCACTGATCGCGAAAATATACAAGGATCCGCAGGTCACCGTACGCGTCGCGTCATTCCGCTGGGCGCAGATCTACATCGATGGCGAGGTGCGTGCACCAGGCCTGCAACAGATCAACGATATCCCAATGACGTTGCCGGAAGCGATTGGGCGCGCGGGTGGGTTCACGCCTAATGCAGACCAAAGCAGGGTCGACCTCATCCGGGACGATCAGACCATACGGATCAACATTCCAGACCTGATCGACGCCGGCCGGAATCCGGCGAGGATCATGCTGCAACGAGGCGACATGTTGCGGGTCGCTGCTCGCGACGAGAATGGCATCTACGTCATGGGCGAGGTGAACAGGCCCGCCACCATTTTGCCCATGAGGAGCGGCAAACTCACGCTTGCCGAAGCCCTCTCTCAGGCGGGCAGCCTGAACCAGAATACGGCGGAGGCAAATCAGTTGTTCGTCATTCGAGCCCCGTACGGCAGTGCCGGCAAACCTCAGATCTTTCATCTCGATGCCACCTCGCCGGTATCGATGATTCTCGCTAACCAGTTCGATCTCCACCCTAAGGATGTGGTGTTTGTAGACAACGGCGCGCTGGTCAAATTCAACCGTGTGCTGAATCTGCTCCTGCCAGCAATCAATGCTGGCCTTACGGCAGCGATCGTGACGAAATAATTGAAACCGGACGCAGGCTCCGCCCCAAGCTCGATGCAAATTTTCGCCATACCTTCGCGTTGCGAACCGGCGCGCCATTCCAACCACCGCTGGTCGCCTGTTGATACGTTGCATCATTGTTATATCGGGCTGGTCTTCGTGCGCTAAGACCAGCCCTCACGTGGTGCGTGTCGGCGATTGAAGGCTCAACCGGTAAAGCAGGGCGCCGTCATGCCGCGCGAGCACAGCAAATCATCGGAGCAATTCTCTCTACAGAACGCCAATAAGCCATTGCACTGGAGAGAGACGGGAACGACAGCCACATTCACCTTCGCCGGCTAACCGGTGGGTTTTCGCGGGCGATCACGACCGTTCCGCGTCCAGCATTGCCACGCCCGAGTCCGCGTCGCGCAACTTCCCGAAAAGCCCGGTTGACCGTGTTCAGATGGAAACCAAGGTCATCTGCAATTGAACGCTGCGAGGGAAGTCGATCGCCGGGAACGAATACGCCTTTGTTGATCGCTTCCTCGATCTGCGCAGCTATGGCGAGATATGGCGTCCCACGCAGACGTGCGAAGTCCGGACGCCAATGCTTGTTTGCAGTCTTGTTCATCCTGAGCCTCAGAACACCGGGACCAGTTGACCGCAGCACCTGGAGGCGACAGAAAACGCGCTACCAGCGGCTCTGGCCCTGTCCCATCGGACGGTGTTGAGCCCCGCGCCACCATTCGCAGCCAGACCCGCTCGACATCTTCGCAAGGGCACCGTTTGGCTTCCATATACGGGTGACGCAGCATCAATTCGCCCATCGCTTTTTGTTATTCGCAAAGTCCTGCACCGGCCCACACGTTTCGTGTTCGAACACGAGATTGCGCATTGGTTCCATAACGTTGGGGTCCGCACAGCAATCACCACGGCCGTCTCTCGTCCCCACGACGCAAATTCGACACACTTTCAACTGGAACTTTCGCAAGGCGTGTCATTCATCACAAGCACTCAAACGTCCTGTAGCTTTGAGGCTTTTGACCGAGGAAACGGTTATTGGCTTCGTGCGAACTCATGGCCCCGATCATCTGTCAATTTTCTGCGTTGTCCTCGCCGACAAACTGAACGCACACGTGCTGACTCGATGCAGCGGGAAGAGCAATTTCACACCTTTGCAAACTATCCAGCGAATGAATAGCTGAGGTTCACCCGCTTTTCGCGGCATCAGTGCCATTTCGAGCGCACGCTGAATAAATTCGGTCTACGAATTGTTTACACGTCGCTCAGCCGACGGTGCAGCAATTGTCACCTATTCCCACGACGGCCGACCGAGCATTAACTCATGCCGCTCGCACGATCAGCTCGCCTTTGCGGGCAGACGGACGTGTCACACACAAGCCCAGTCCTTGCAAGGCACTGACACGCATGAAATACAACGTCGCCCGCTCCCGTTTGGGGAGTCGGGCGACGTCGGTCCCGAATCGCGATCAATTCTGGTGTCGCTCAACAGCGCTGATCAAGGGGCGGACGTTGACAATTCAATCCGCAGCTCGCCAACCGATATGGCCGACCCTTTCGGCGCACTTGGGCCATCGACTCTCACCAGCGAGACGACCACTCCGGAAGCCCCGGCTCCGAGGCGCTGCAAGAGTTCGGTGGCGGGAAAAACCAGGACAGGCGCTTGACTATGCGCCGATTCGGCATGATGCATCGCGGCGGATATTTCGAATGGGCCTAACGTGCCGAGAAAGTGCTTCTGGCTCACACCGTCGACGTCCCCTTGCTCGGGAAGATTCAAATACACGTTGTAGAAGTAGCCACCTTTCCGACCGAGTTCGGTGACCGTTACGCTATCAAGGACCACGTTAACAGAGCGATAGGTCGTCGCTGGCGCCGCGTTACTCCCCTGTTGAAGAGCCGCGGCCGCTGACCTTCCCTTCAGCGTGTCCTGCAACGCTGCGGATGCTGACGAAGATAATTGAAGCTGCGCACTGACGGACTTCTCGTTGAGTGACATATTGGCCACACCGCCGAGCGAGCGCCGGCCTGAATCAATCGCACGCTCACTCGTTTTGGAGAAACCTGTCAACGCGGGACGGCCATGAATTGGCCCGAGTTGTGCCTGAACACGGATTATGCGACCTTGCTGCGCGGTTGGCGGGAGTGAAGTCGGCACAGTGGCGCTGGCATATTGATAGTTCAGAAGCGAAGGCATATAGGTCTTCGACTTCAATATCGTAAGACCCTTCGCATAGGTGAAGCTGCCACTCCAATAGGAGTTACTTGGCAACGGCAACGTCGTCTGTGGTTGCTGCGACCATGCGTCCCACAACCGGTCCACGTTGGCATGATGCAAAAAGAAGATCGGGTCTGTCGGAGACTGCATGTCTGCCATCCACCCGCCAATCAGGTTATGCACTGGATTATGCGGAGCAGACTCGAACGATGCCTCATACGAATTACTCGTCCCCCGCGGAAAATTCACTACACTTGGCGCAAACGGCGCAAGCGTCAGGGCACTCGACACATTTGAATTTATACGGCCGCTAACATATAACGGATTACCCGTAGCAGCATCCAGAAACTCCTGGGGTATTGTCGGATAAGAGTAATAGTCCCAATATGGCAGCGTCAAACTGTTGTCACCCGAAACAATTCTCAATTGCTGCTCGAAATAATATAAATAACCCCGATGCCATGCGCAGAAATACGGCACCATATGAGGACAATAATTTACATGGACGTTAACCCAATAAGACCAAGATGTCGGTTTCGTCGCATCTGTTACAGCTTTCATAAGCCTTATTGCGGTTTTAAAAGATTCGAACTGAGGTGTCAACTTGAACGCCTGCCATTCCTGTCTTGTATACGGGCCTGTCGCTCCCATTGCCGGGAGCGACATCAATGCAACCGCAGACGCGGATCCCTTCAGAAATGTACGACGATTAATACTAGATTTAGCCATTTCCGCACCCATTACAATCTTTTAACAGAGAGCCGGCACGCATCCTCCTTCTCCAAGACGCTCGTGCCAACACGATGAAGTCTCTTCCACGATATACGCCAACGGCTTCGGGTGTTTAATATTCCAGCCCCCGAATGTGCGGGACCGTACACAATAAAAATTTATATAGAATTCTTGCCTTACAATTCGTCTTATCATGTACACGCCGGTGCTATTGGGCCTCGCAAGCGACCAGCGATCGGGAAATAATAATGTTATTTGGAATTCGAGCGGCGTATCTCTGATTTGAATCCAGCTTTGTTTGCCCCCCGAAAGCAGCGGTCTAACATCAACCTGGAGACACCATGCGCACACAGGGAACGCACATTCAGGTCGTTACGGATCCGAGAGCATTTGCAGCATTGAAAGATGACTGGACCGACCTCTGGTCAAGGTCCGACGGTCAGTATCACGAATCGTTTGCCGTATGTTCGCTAAGCTGGCAGAACTTGGCGAAACCGCAAGGCGGCGCATTGCGCTGCGTCGTCGGTTATTCAGATTCGAAACTGGTAATGGTGTGGCCGCTTGCTCTGTACCGTCGCGGGTTGTGGACAATGCTGAGATCGTTGGGCCCAGACTCTGCGGACTATTCGTCGATACTGCTTGATCCTAAGGAAGATACGGTCCGATTGACACAACTAGCCATACGTGCGGCAATGAAAGACTGTGGCGCAGCGATCATTCGGCTGCCCTATGTTTACACTGACTCGAAGCTGTTTCGGTTCCTGTCCGGGAAGCGATCATGTAGTTACAATGAGCCCCGACATGCAAGTGTCGCGTATCTGCGACAGATACAGGACTGGGACTCGTTCTGTGGGTCGCTCGGTACCTTGTCTGGTAAAAAGCCCGGTGCGCTCGAGCGTCGCATCGCCAAAAAAGGAGCCTTGCAAGCGGTGGTCATAGCGGCCACCGACAGGCACGCCATTAGTGAACTGGTCGACTGGACGCTGGAACACAAGCGCAAGTGGGCCCAGCATGCGTCGAAGCAGGGAGCCTGGCTATATTCGCAGGGCTATCGTGACTTTCTTGTTGCCATACTGTCTGCACAGCCCGATCAGCCGGCTGCGCGCCTTCATGTCATCCTGTTTGATCAAAAGCCGCTCGCCACGACAATTGTAGGAATGGGCAAATCATCCGTTAAAGGATTGATCACAGGATTTGACGAAGAATTTTCAAAATACAGCCCGGGGCATCTTGTCGTCGAACACATGGTGAAGTGGGCATACGACCACAACTTCGATTTCGACTTTGGGGTTGGCACAGAGCCGTTCAAGGCGTACTGGAGCCGCAATAATGAGTCACAGTATGCGAGTGTCGAGATTCCGGCGAGTGCCTGGGGCCGCGTCGCTCTGAGCGCGAAGAGGTTACTGCATATGAAGGCGGCCAGTCCGCGCTTCTCATGGTTCAAAGGCGGCAAGGTGTCGTCTCCAGCCAACGACAACGCAACACTAGGAAATGGAGCATTGCATCGTCAAGCGGACGATCAGCTTGCGAACTGACAGTTCATTTCAACATGGAACGCTTCAATGAACAGAGGCTTGACCATCGTTGGGCGGTTTGGTGCAAATACCTGTCCTCGTTGCGGCCATGTGGCTGCGCGCGATCACTGTTATTGTTCCGTTTGCGGCGCCCTACTCCCGAGCACCCGCGCTGAGCAATTTCATCGCGGGGTGTCGCTCACCCCGCAAACTTACGAAGCAAAATACCCTCAAAGTATGCTCCGTCAAGTCGGGCGTTACGCTGGTCGTTTAGTGGGAGACCCCGATCGTCCGGCGCTCCCGTGGCGCCCTTCGATCGTGAGTGAAACAGTCACAATAAGAACGACATTGCTCGTTTCCATTGCGTTAAGCGCAGCGACGGGAGTTATTGTTTATCTGATGTCCACCACGCACGTCTCGGCTCCCGTCGTGACCGAGGCCCCCCCTCCCCTCCATGTGGAGCAAGAAACCAGCGAGCCCGAAGCCATCCCCTCTGGCGGCTACCTGACAGAAAAGACGCTACACGACATCGACGCATCCATCAAAACCCCAACCGGCAACGTTCGCGACCTCATGGTGTCGAACGACCCTCCCAAACCAGGCGCCACCAACAAAGGCCTTGGTGACGGGGCACGCGATGGTCAGTCACGTAGCGAATGTCAACCGGCTGGGCAGCCGCCCCAGCAGGTTGACTCCGCCCCACAGCCGGTTTGCCAGACAAATGGCGCGCCTGAAGGAGAGCGTGTCAACACACGTAAGACGATCTTCTCAGAAACAACCGACCCGGTTGCGCTGGAACGAACGATTCGTGAATACGGTTGGAGTAAAACAAACCTTTCTCCGTAATGGCACTGCAGGCTCTCGACTTCAGCAGAACACCCACACAGTCGTTATGGAATATGTTTTTTTGCTAAACGGCAAAATTTTTTATTCTGAATTGGCCGGCATTTCTATTTATCTGAAGAATAGTTTCAAGTACCGGCAAGCTTACCTGTGGCGGGGCGTACCGCAAAACATAGGAGAAAAAGAGCCCTTTTCACAAGTTACGCTTCGTTACGAAATATATCTCGTCTGATATTGAGCCGACGTGCGAGACGCTTATCATCGCTCCCGTTTGTAAGGCATCACCGATCACGCTCATCATCCGCGCCGCCGGCAGACATCGATGTGTGGCCAACTTTTCGTCAAGCCGTTCGACGCACCATGAAGGCGTGCCTCGCAGCTAAGGCTTCTTGACGCATTCATCCCCTCGCTCGACCTTGTCTCGCTCATGCATGCTTGAGCGATGCCTTTTTATCGAGCAAACCTTTGTTTGCCATAAACGGATCCGCTACGCGGGATCAACGACCTATGAGCTCCTCCATCGACTATCGGCAAAATCCACTCATCACTCGCAGAAGCTTTCTCACTGGCCTTGCGCTAAGCGCTGGCTCCATGGCCCTCGCGGGGTGCGGCGGAGGCGATGGCAATCCCGTGGCCTCCACGTCCGCGCAGGCCCTGGCGAAGGCCGCAACATCAACTCCCACCACCGTCGTCAACGCCTCTTCTTTCGGCGTCAAAGCAGATGGAGTCACCAACGATCGCGTAGCGCTCCAGAACGCGATCAACAACTCTGTCGGCAAAATCCTGCTCATTAGCGGCAACGTGCGGATCGACTC contains these protein-coding regions:
- a CDS encoding polysaccharide biosynthesis/export family protein, giving the protein MCVSDRYIRALAIAILGVVLSACSAVPGQRMIVPSSIDVSGGQYSSEPRQQITVPITDINLDEIQKLQDAAKGDLSQQVQTMLNTARSDPPAYAVGKGDVLQITVWDHPELVAALGQPNPSSRPSDAAPGFLVDDEGNVQFPYAGSVHVAGLTVKEIQARIASLIAKIYKDPQVTVRVASFRWAQIYIDGEVRAPGLQQINDIPMTLPEAIGRAGGFTPNADQSRVDLIRDDQTIRINIPDLIDAGRNPARIMLQRGDMLRVAARDENGIYVMGEVNRPATILPMRSGKLTLAEALSQAGSLNQNTAEANQLFVIRAPYGSAGKPQIFHLDATSPVSMILANQFDLHPKDVVFVDNGALVKFNRVLNLLLPAINAGLTAAIVTK
- a CDS encoding tyrosinase family protein — its product is MGAEMAKSSINRRTFLKGSASAVALMSLPAMGATGPYTRQEWQAFKLTPQFESFKTAIRLMKAVTDATKPTSWSYWVNVHVNYCPHMVPYFCAWHRGYLYYFEQQLRIVSGDNSLTLPYWDYYSYPTIPQEFLDAATGNPLYVSGRINSNVSSALTLAPFAPSVVNFPRGTSNSYEASFESAPHNPVHNLIGGWMADMQSPTDPIFFLHHANVDRLWDAWSQQPQTTLPLPSNSYWSGSFTYAKGLTILKSKTYMPSLLNYQYASATVPTSLPPTAQQGRIIRVQAQLGPIHGRPALTGFSKTSERAIDSGRRSLGGVANMSLNEKSVSAQLQLSSSASAALQDTLKGRSAAAALQQGSNAAPATTYRSVNVVLDSVTVTELGRKGGYFYNVYLNLPEQGDVDGVSQKHFLGTLGPFEISAAMHHAESAHSQAPVLVFPATELLQRLGAGASGVVVSLVRVDGPSAPKGSAISVGELRIELSTSAP
- a CDS encoding GNAT family N-acetyltransferase, with the protein product MRTQGTHIQVVTDPRAFAALKDDWTDLWSRSDGQYHESFAVCSLSWQNLAKPQGGALRCVVGYSDSKLVMVWPLALYRRGLWTMLRSLGPDSADYSSILLDPKEDTVRLTQLAIRAAMKDCGAAIIRLPYVYTDSKLFRFLSGKRSCSYNEPRHASVAYLRQIQDWDSFCGSLGTLSGKKPGALERRIAKKGALQAVVIAATDRHAISELVDWTLEHKRKWAQHASKQGAWLYSQGYRDFLVAILSAQPDQPAARLHVILFDQKPLATTIVGMGKSSVKGLITGFDEEFSKYSPGHLVVEHMVKWAYDHNFDFDFGVGTEPFKAYWSRNNESQYASVEIPASAWGRVALSAKRLLHMKAASPRFSWFKGGKVSSPANDNATLGNGALHRQADDQLAN
- a CDS encoding GntR family transcriptional regulator — encoded protein: MNKTANKHWRPDFARLRGTPYLAIAAQIEEAINKGVFVPGDRLPSQRSIADDLGFHLNTVNRAFREVARRGLGRGNAGRGTVVIARENPPVSRRR